The Populus alba chromosome 13, ASM523922v2, whole genome shotgun sequence genome contains the following window.
CTTTAGAAGCCCTTAGATCTGGCAGGTTTATTAGATTATTGGAAGTGGTTTCCAACTTTCCTCTATGGAGATATAGAATGAAGGCAATACCGCCTCCTTTACAATAACTCCTACTTACCCCAGTTACTCCTTCCATGTTCATAAAGTCAGATTGCCATTAGAGTAGAATTAGAGGAAGTAGCTGTAGAGAGATGTGATAAAGCCTCATTAATTCCCAGCTAGCACTGTGGACTTCAAACTTGCCTCTCCAAGTGTTTCATGACTTGCTACATGTATTCAGTCCTTCAATGTTAGTTCAACTTGATGGAATGTCAACATTTTTGTAGTCTGTGAAACAAAACAACTAGGTTAATACTTTTGCTATTGGAAATGctagtattattaataaaaccatttCTCTTGATTTGATGATCAATATAAATAATCTAACATAATGAGATATGCCATTGGGAAGtgattaacaaataaaaaagttacacTAAATATCCATATGAACAATGTGGCAACTAACCAGTGAACTGTGGATCTCTGAATTCTTAAATGATTAGTCAagcataagaaaaattaaaagccaCATTAGTTTGTATGAAAATTTTgtatggtttatttatttatttagttgtttttattgcaTTACTATATACAATATATtgacaaaaaggaaaatgatgacCTTATGGCGACAATGGCAATGATGGATGATCCACAATGgattttacatattttattttagagagaATGTGGAAATCAATTATACATactttcatttctttatttgtgTGAGTTTAGGAGTTTGGGTTCTTATATTCAAGCACCTATTCTTTATTCTAAAGGTTTTGGTTGATAATTGAAAACTTAATCAATTCTTAACTTCTATTTGGTCAACTCTCCTCCTCCTATAATCTCTTTTGTCTCACATTCTTCCTGAATTTTCCTCTTTATCCTATGTTGCATAGACAATAACCCTATGCTTTAATCTTGGCGCTGCCTCCATTTACTGTAATtctcataaataattatgtgatataacatgttttttattgaaacttctCTGAttgctcccccccccccctgaaTATTTCTTCTAGCTTCTATTGCATAGCATAAATTTGCATGGTTCAATTTATACCAAATGTTTGTTGTTGGCCGATAAAATTTTGTTAGGATTCTCTTTTCTAAATCAGATGGTAGTAGTAGTGAACATGACAAATAGTTATAGATCACATCAAATATTTTGCCTTTCTTATGGATATATGATGTTTAACCTGATGCTATTGATATACTTCTGCAGAATGCGAGACACTCTTGTGTTGGCAATGAGAATGTTTCAGAGCAAGGTATCTTATTCTTGCATGCGAAAAATTGGTGTCAGTTATcctatctttgtttttttttttttttaataaaagacttATCCTACCTTGGTTTCTAACATTTATAGTTCCAATATTTGTGGAAATTCTATATCATGTTTAAGAACACATGTGGCATGAACAAAACTCATCTGAGAGCAGCTTTGTTTCCTATTTTCACTAAAAGATAGGTAGTTAATACACACAAATTTTCCATGTGGTTGCAGCTATTGTAAGGCTGTAAATACCATTGAGAGCAATGACTTTAAAATTCTCTTCTTGGATGAAATATTTAAGAACTCAAACTCACATCAGCTAATGCGCAACATGTCAGTCAAGTGCAAAAGTTAACAGACAACTGCTTTTGGCAATGCCTGATGTTTGATCAATTTCATTTACATATGCGTGGACACATTGAGCCCCGCTGCTTgccaacaataaaataattttcccTTTGTTGCCTTTTCTGATGTGATTTAAGTTTTGATCATCTTACTTGGTGTGCCCATTTTGGATCAGGCATTGGATGACAAGAGAAAAGGTAGAGCTTAGAGCCGTAGATCCCTTCATATTTCAGTAAAATATTCCCAGTTAATATTCATTCACACAGAAGACAAGGAGAATAAATGTGCAGGGAGGTTTGCTAATTTATGCTTGATTTACAATACCAAAACtcttctttctattttctttgtGCCTTATATTGTGGTTCAAATCATTTTTAGACAGTGAATCACGTGTATATGAAGCATATAGATAACAAATGTATAAcaataaatgtatttttgtcTAGTGTTGTCTCATGATTGCCACGCACGCACATGTAGCATAAATTGTCAGGTTGCTACGATCAAATTGCTCTCACAATTTTCATGTCAGAGTTCAATGTTATCTTTTGGTATAATTTTCTGCTCTTGTTTGGaggaattaaactttttttcaactaaaactaTTAATTCAATGGTAGgttttgaattatgtttgttacTTCATAACGATGGGGATGTTCATTGTTTCCTTGGTTTAGGAtgacaataaattatttctaagggatggatattattttaatctctgTGCGTGTGAGAGAGTAATGCTGTTTTACACGAAGATTAGGGTAGTAATGGGCGGGCAAGAAATGCTCATGATTCGGTTGATTTGTGTGCTCATAAGACCTGCAAGTAGGCCTGAAAGAAGTAAATTGAATGTTTGCTTCTAatcttaagaaataaattaaataattcccTTATGgataaacaaaaaatgtttGGTGGTGGGGTGTGTGTTGAAGGTGGTATAAAGCACATTgtcaaataaattagaaaagataGAAGGGAAGCCATTGTGACCATGGAAATGTCTGAGGTCCTCGAGGTCGTGAAAATGGGGGAGGGGCATGAGTACAATTGGAGGTGATGTCTGTGTGGTGAATGGATCATTTTGCAAGAAACGATGAGGGTGGTGGTGATAGCAATGGCTGAGATGGCGATTTCTGAACTGTTACACCAGTCAATATATAGATCGCCCTGTTCACTTATTGATGTTGTTGTCATTTCGGAGCCAATGAGATGGAATGGTGATTTTAATAAGGGGTGGCGGCGGCCGGCGGCAGGAGTGATGaaagtgtttgaaaatatttccgGCCCCATTAGCAAACACATTATAAATACGATCAATGTTGAGAGCATGGCTGAATGCTGCCCTCGCGCTGTCATGGATCATATAGaatcaatttcaataaattttgataACCCAGGTAAATGAATTCAAAAATCAATCAACActaatctctttttttaatttttttttaattcaatatacATGTGTTGTAGTTTATTTCAATCAGAGGAGTCAATAATTGAAAAGAAGTCAATGATTGACGTTAGCAAGGTTTTCGAGCAAGTTGCTCTATTTTAGTGTCATCGTTATTGAACATccaaacttttattattttcaaaagttttatttCTTACAAGGTTGTATGGAaaccattttttaaataatagccattaatttcttataataattcttgaaaaacaaaCGAAGGAAAAGGCAGAATCATGGAAAATAATCATCAATCCTTTGTGGGGTTGCaggagaaatataaaaataattattaattattggagaaatcaaaataataaaaaatggaaaataaaaacatataaaagagagaaaggaagattatttaatttaatagaaatGATATTCCGAGAGTGAGAGGGGCAATTTCTATGATTACTTGAAGGGACTCTTAAGATTTCAAGACCTTTTACATAATTAAATGGTCAATGGAAccgaaaataataataataaagggtGAAAACTGGTGATTGATGTCAGAGCTAACGCCAGACCATTTCCTCATGATTGCAAATTAAGAAAAGTACTTGTCAACAACCAGCCCAGGATGTGACTCTGCAGATTACCTCCTCACGCTCACAAGGGACATTTCAtcatttatgttaaattatGCATAGCATCTGAgatattggtattttttttttcataccttaaaatcattattcatacttttcatcttttatggttatttttcatatgttaaataatatatttttttaaattatttttgatattaatatatcaaaataataaaaaaaacataaaaaataattttaaacaattcaaaatttaaaattcaggaAACTAAATTATATGACCAAGAATACTTTCAAATGGGAATTTCAAGGCTATATTATACTTGATGGCATAAAAACATTTGGTTTGATGCTTTATTCTGCTCTCCCCGTAGATCTTCCTTCCCCATTTTGGGTTAATTTTGTGCTTGTACAAGAGGGTATTTATACGTTTCTTTTCTTGCCATTACTTCTCTTATcccaaaaatttataaaatccaCAGAAATCATTGGCATGGAAGTCTACACAAAAGCTAAAACTTTGATGACCAACCCATTGTGACTCACAGGCTTGCGTGTGACATACTTCCACAAAATATTCAGCAATTCACACATTAAATTGCCTTGCATCGCTTTCCCGATGGCTCTATTTATATACTTGTAGTCCTCCAAGTTTTAGATTTGGCTCTTATAACCCCCTCTACTATAGTTTTAGACATACCGGTCCTTACACAATACACACTTTCAATTTGTGGTCCACACGTAGCCCTTTCATCCACTGTGCACTTGATAGGAAAGCAAATAATGAAATATGACCAGACCTTAAAGTGCGAGGTTGAAAAGTTGAAATTAatgtcttaaaattttatttttggtattaatatattaaaataattaaaaaagattaaaatttttaaaattttttgtgaaattttatCGGGTATTTAAGAATATGGTAACGGTTATGgtttaaaatgcttttcactcggaaatacattaaaaataattatttttttaaagttattttttatatcaatatatcaaaacaatataaaaaaataaaaataaaattaattttaaataaataaaaattaaacttttctaATATCTCTCCGAATATACTAGCGATGCAGTTGTGGTTGAATGCGTTGTAGCTTTCACAGGAGATGCGAGTTAGAGGCCACTCACCTACACTTTACCAACCAATGAAGCTTGGACGGTACTTCACCAGTTAATTAATGATCattggatttaataaaaaaaacaattaagtcaATATACAACCATCCAATCAAACCCACatcaagcaaaggaaaaaacaaaagaaaaaagaaaaaaaaaaaggaaaagtaaagAGAGAATAGAATAAACAAGTACAAGGACCAAGAAGGGGGAGACACATCAATTTCccttctcctcttcctttgCTTACCTTCCAATCTTAAGCTCCTCGTTTTCatactttaattttcttatccCACTTGCTTTAATTTTCCCCTTCCTcccctctcttttcttctttagtcACAAGGTTTGTCTGTAAATATTCTGATGAAAGCATATCATGCAGGAACTGCTGCAAATTTAGAGGTGTATcaagattgaaaaaagaaaaaaaaaatgggttctACTACTGGCAACCAAAATCCTTGGGCTCCATATAGTACCTATAGAGATTGTTCGCAGGGAATCTGTAGCATTTATTGTCCACAACGGTGTTACATCATTTTCCCACCTCCACCTCCTTTTACTCTCGGTGATGATGATTCCAATACTGATTTGTCTCCTCTTATTATAGCAGTTATCGGTATCCTGGCAAGTGCTTTCATCTTGGTAACATACTATACTCTCATATCCAAGTATTGTAGGCGGCGGGGCCAGGGCGACGGAGCCACTGGTTTGAATGAAAACCATGATCAAATGGCTAGTGAAGCATGGCAGGGTATCCCTGCTGGTGGATTAGATGAGGCACTTGTAAAGTCTATCACAGTATGCAAGTACAAGAAAGGTGATGGTTTCGTTGAAGGCACAGAGTGCTCCGTTTGTCTGagtgaatttcaagaaaatgagAGCTTAAGGCTGTTGCCGAAGTGTAGCCATGCATTTCATCTCCCTTGCATTGATACATGGCTCAAATCTCATGCAAGTTGTCCTCTTTGCCGTGCCAATATTGCTCCCGCTAATATCTTGCCCAGTGAAGCACCAGCTGTACCTGAGCCAGTCCAAGAAAATCTGCCAAGAACTAATGTTTCAACACTTCAACACCAGCATGGGACTAATGATGCTGTTTTAGTGATTCACGATTTAGAAGGGAGTACTTTTCGGCAAGAGGGCGTTGTTAGTCTTGTTATCGGTGATGATGATCCTCCCAAGACTCCGGTTAATCAAGATCTTGAAAGTTCGCGGACTGTTATGGAATTACAAACTAGCGATCCGATCCAACCACTTAGAAGGTCTGTTTCATCGAGTTTTTCTCAAAACCACACATCTATTGCTGATATATTGCGCACtagtgaagatgatgatgagggTAGTGATGATCACCGGAAGAACGGAGGAGGTGGGATCTTGGGTTTAGTTAGTAGTCCATTTGGAATGAAGAGATCCATTTCTACAGGAAGATTTACTTTCACAAGCTATGAGAAAGGTAGGAGTTCTATGATTCCCAATTGAGCATACAGTTTTCTCCTGATGTACAAACGACATACCATCGATTTCATTTCTTCTCTGTAACTAGTCAATTAAAACTCACCAATATAGAGATCGTGTTAATTCAAAATTTGGCAGTACTTGAGATGAATTTGCAGTTTGATCCCGCCATTAGTTGGTTTTGATCAATTAATGGAGTTTGTGTTCTTGAAATGGACAACTGTTTGTGTACATGTTGCTCCAACCTAATCTAATCACTCCAAATCTGGTTTCCAACATCTTGGAAATCTTTTTAGATGAAGTTGTTAAGATATTGAATTTATTaccttcattttctcttttgctGAATATTAAACTCTCAATCATTCATAATCTGGAGTTGGCATGAAGATCATAAGCAATGCCAGTAATTAATTGCGtgggaaacaaacaaaaatggaAAGCCAAGACAAACTAATCTATGATAATTGATAAATTATCCTTTCGTGACAGCCTGGAGAAAGCTCCATTTTTTACAAGTAATGGTTTGAGGTTCACATGAGAGCTaatgggttttgttttgagtattgggccaaaactttcaaaaaaaaaaaaaaaaaacccttgaactATATAATACACGAGTTATTAAATATTTGGATTGAAACCTTCAAAATTCCACTATTTTGGTaattaacatgataaaatattaaaataattgtttaatgtttattatttttatatcagatataaaaaaattattaagattcgaataaaaatttataatagtatttaaGAATTATGTCAAAACTGGAAAGTAAATAAATCTGATAAACATTAGCAGGCTAGACTTGTGCACTTGACCCAATTTTTATGACCAAtccataaattttattgattatatttttgtatatctTATGGTTGAAATGAAATCCTTGAGTAGTGAATTTGAAAGtacttttataaatattaaattctttggTTGAGAACCCAAAACACATTATTTAATACCGAGATGCAAtttttgagtatttttattAGTGTACAATGAGATAAACATTGGCAGGGATCATGAAAAAGAATATTTACCCTAAAATGTTGAAttcttaaaagtaaatttttggcttttaaaagtAGAGCATCTTGCCTCGTGCAATGTTGAGCTTAGTTTGTTGCACGATTCAGTGTTCTATAAATATGGTGTATAAACAggttattcaatttttttttttagattgactTGCTTTTGATTAGAAATGACTTTTGATAAGGATATAATGTAGGCCATGGTTTATagttatgaaagaaaatatacaTAAGGCTTAAATGGTGTTTAAGAGTTCAAAGACATAAGATCATTGATTCTATGTGAAGATCTTTTTAGGCTTGTCACCTTGAATTTGTCATCTTAACAATTGATCTCATTCCAATCTTAATTCTCCTAATTGTATATGTTACTTTGTCTCTGACCTTTTATCTTCAAGTTTGGACTTTGCATCATTATGAGGGACACTTTCCATagctatttatcttttttttttcatcatcatttttcatttgatcatttgaattttttacttgattattTGTTGGCTCTCTTTTGTAACATTCTTGTCCTTTCAACATTTCTCTTATCTCTTTCAATTCAGAAAACATCatcaattttctttcaaaacataCCCTCAATGTAAAGGGTGATCCTAGTCATGGTTATCATTCAAGAAATATTCAAAGATCAAAGGGGAAAACAAgggatgtatttttatttgtgaatgACATATGAAAGATgacattttttcatttcaaacccAAACTTGCCTTTGTATATAAGTGCTAGCCTTGCTTGATCGATTTGAAGAACTTTAAGGTCAAACATATATAAGAATACAAGTGCACACTATTACCATGTAGTTGTagcaattgattttgtttggaaACATCTTTTATCATTcacttatttgtttttctttcttttcagcaagatctttctttttaagGTTTGTTGGAATGACAAGGGTTTTAGTGGCCTAAATAAAGGTAAGATCGAGGTTTACAAGGATGTGATGAATTTTAAGGCTCTAAATGGGGAtatttcaagtataaaaaaGTTTGGGTTTACCTCTTAGCATCATTACACACTTTGGAATTTGTCGAGTTTTTTAGGTAAATTTGCCATTGTACTTATCCAATCatggacaaaaataaaatgccaaatataactttcataaaaaaacatctcttgatttcaaaacaataataataagaaaaatgcaAACTTTATTTAAAGATGTAATGTAGTCCCAAAACACATGTAAAACGTGTTTACCAAATACATGGTTAAAAATGGCAAAGTTCGATATAAAAAGAGTGTAAAATGTAAcatttcttctattttcatATTAGCTTCTCCCAACCAAAACATTTATGTCATGACATCTTGAATTTTTGCAAACCTTTTAGGAGCTTCATGAAGATTATCAGCATGGAGACTAGTAGTTTACACAAACTTTGTCAACATTGAATGTAGTTCTTGCATGTATGATGCAAGTGATGTTACCAAAAGGTTTGAATGTCTAAATAACCTCTTTTAATTCTCAAATAATAGACTAGTGAGTGGCTTGACCTTGAATTAGAGATACTTACATATTGGTTCTCTCCTAGCATTTGTTATATCAATCACATCTTTTGACAATAAAGATTCAAGTAGGAGAAGAATTGCATTTGCCTTAGACAAATCTTCATTGAGAAAATGATGTAGTGTAATTGCCTCCCTTCCCAACAAATAAACTCCATATAGATCATTAGTTATAGCTAGAGTCTTTTTAAGAATG
Protein-coding sequences here:
- the LOC118032171 gene encoding RING-H2 finger protein ATL52, with translation MGSTTGNQNPWAPYSTYRDCSQGICSIYCPQRCYIIFPPPPPFTLGDDDSNTDLSPLIIAVIGILASAFILVTYYTLISKYCRRRGQGDGATGLNENHDQMASEAWQGIPAGGLDEALVKSITVCKYKKGDGFVEGTECSVCLSEFQENESLRLLPKCSHAFHLPCIDTWLKSHASCPLCRANIAPANILPSEAPAVPEPVQENLPRTNVSTLQHQHGTNDAVLVIHDLEGSTFRQEGVVSLVIGDDDPPKTPVNQDLESSRTVMELQTSDPIQPLRRSVSSSFSQNHTSIADILRTSEDDDEGSDDHRKNGGGGILGLVSSPFGMKRSISTGRFTFTSYEKGRSSMIPN